Proteins from a genomic interval of Pseudophryne corroboree isolate aPseCor3 chromosome 4, aPseCor3.hap2, whole genome shotgun sequence:
- the SST gene encoding somatostatin: protein MQSCRVRCALTLLSLALAVSSISAAPTDPRLRQFLQKSLAAAGKQELAKYFLAELLSEPSQTDNEALESDDLPRGAEQDEVRLDLERSANSSPALAPRERKAGCKNFFWKTFTSC from the exons ATGCAGTCCTGCCGTGTGCGTTGTGCCCTGACCCTACTCTCACTGGCCTTGGCTGTCAGCTCCATCTCCGCTGCACCTACAGACCCGAGGCTCCGTCAGTTCCTGCAGAAatcactggcagcagcagggaaACAG GAGTTGGCTAAGTACTTTCTGGCAGAATTGTTATCAGAACCATCCCAGACAGACAATGAAGCCTTGGAATCAGATGACctgcccagaggtgctgagcaagaTGAAGTAAGGTTGGATCTAGAAAGATCTGCAAACTCCAGTCCAGCTCTGGCGCCCAGAGAACGCAAAGCTGGATGCAAGAACTTCTTCTGGAAAACATTCACATCTTGTTAG